One Cololabis saira isolate AMF1-May2022 chromosome 12, fColSai1.1, whole genome shotgun sequence DNA window includes the following coding sequences:
- the LOC133456218 gene encoding high choriolytic enzyme 2-like isoform X1, which yields MIIPLVILLLLLLLGLSQAQPFQEDEGSGAEMAEDEETEVDMTTQILTTNNAQNFLLEGDLVAPVTRNAMKCWYNSCLWKKASNGKVEIAYTISSQFSGYERQTIEGAMRAFSRTCIRFTPRRNQNDYISIVNKGGCYSVLGRQGGRQELSLNRAGCIYSGIIQHELNHALGFQHEQTRSDRDSYVRINWQNIIQQNAYNFHKHDTNNLNTTYDYSSIMHYGRFAFSVGRGRETITPIGNPNARIGQRNGLSRWDTSRINMLYGC from the exons ATGATTATTCCACTCGTtat tctgctcctgctgctcctgctcgGCCTCTCTCAGGCTCAACCTTTCCAGGAGGATGAAGGTTCAGGTGCAGAGATGGCAGAAGATGAAGAAACGGAAGTGGACATGACCACCCAGATTCTGACCACCAATAACGCCCAAAATTTTCTGCTGGAAGGAGACCTGGTGGCTCCCGTCACCAGGAACGCCATGAAGTGCTGGTACAACAGCTGTCTGTGGAAAAAAGCCTCCAATGGCAAAGTGGAGATCGCCTACACCATCAGTTCTCAGTTCTCCGGGTATGAGAGGCAGACGATCGAGGGCGCCATGAGGGCCTTCAGCCGCACCTGCATCCGCTTCACCCCTCGCAGGAACCAGAACGACTACATCAGCATTGTGAACAAAGGCGGATGCTACTCCGTCCTGGGCAGACAGGGAGGCCGGCAGGAGCTCTCTCTCAACAGGGCCGGCTGCATCTACAGTGGCATCATCCAGCATGAGCTCAACCACGCTCTGGGCTTCCAGCACGAGCAGACCAGGAGCGACCGCGACAGCTACGTCAGGATCAACTGGCAGAACATCATCCAGCAGAACGCCTACAACTTCCACAAGCATGACACGAACAACCTGAACACGACCTATGATTACTCCTCCATCATGCACTATGGAAGGTTCGCCTTCTCCGTGGGCCGGGGGAGGGAGACCATCACCCCCATTGGAAACCCCAACGCCCGGATCGGCCAGAGGAACGGTCTGTCCCGCTGGGACACCAGCAGGATCAACATGCTCTACGGCTGTTAG
- the LOC133456218 gene encoding high choriolytic enzyme 2-like isoform X3, whose protein sequence is MSPSVSLLLLLLLGLSQAQPFQEDEGSGAEMAEDEETEVDMTTQILTTNNAQNFLLEGDLVAPVTRNAMKCWYNSCLWKKASNGKVEIAYTISSQFSGYERQTIEGAMRAFSRTCIRFTPRRNQNDYISIVNKGGCYSVLGRQGGRQELSLNRAGCIYSGIIQHELNHALGFQHEQTRSDRDSYVRINWQNIIQQNAYNFHKHDTNNLNTTYDYSSIMHYGRFAFSVGRGRETITPIGNPNARIGQRNGLSRWDTSRINMLYGC, encoded by the coding sequence ATGAGTCCTTCTGTCAGtctgctcctgctgctcctgctcgGCCTCTCTCAGGCTCAACCTTTCCAGGAGGATGAAGGTTCAGGTGCAGAGATGGCAGAAGATGAAGAAACGGAAGTGGACATGACCACCCAGATTCTGACCACCAATAACGCCCAAAATTTTCTGCTGGAAGGAGACCTGGTGGCTCCCGTCACCAGGAACGCCATGAAGTGCTGGTACAACAGCTGTCTGTGGAAAAAAGCCTCCAATGGCAAAGTGGAGATCGCCTACACCATCAGTTCTCAGTTCTCCGGGTATGAGAGGCAGACGATCGAGGGCGCCATGAGGGCCTTCAGCCGCACCTGCATCCGCTTCACCCCTCGCAGGAACCAGAACGACTACATCAGCATTGTGAACAAAGGCGGATGCTACTCCGTCCTGGGCAGACAGGGAGGCCGGCAGGAGCTCTCTCTCAACAGGGCCGGCTGCATCTACAGTGGCATCATCCAGCATGAGCTCAACCACGCTCTGGGCTTCCAGCACGAGCAGACCAGGAGCGACCGCGACAGCTACGTCAGGATCAACTGGCAGAACATCATCCAGCAGAACGCCTACAACTTCCACAAGCATGACACGAACAACCTGAACACGACCTATGATTACTCCTCCATCATGCACTATGGAAGGTTCGCCTTCTCCGTGGGCCGGGGGAGGGAGACCATCACCCCCATTGGAAACCCCAACGCCCGGATCGGCCAGAGGAACGGTCTGTCCCGCTGGGACACCAGCAGGATCAACATGCTCTACGGCTGTTAG
- the LOC133456218 gene encoding high choriolytic enzyme 2-like isoform X2, which produces MSPSVSLLLLLLLGLSQAQPFQEDEETEVDMTTQILTTNNAQNFLLEGDLVAPVTRNAMKCWYNSCLWKKASNGKVEIAYTISSQFSGYERQTIEGAMRAFSRTCIRFTPRRNQNDYISIVNKGGCYSVLGRQGGRQELSLNRAGCIYSGIIQHELNHALGFQHEQTRSDRDSYVRINWQNIIQQNAYNFHKHDTNNLNTTYDYSSIMHYGRFAFSVGRGRETITPIGNPNARIGQRNGLSRWDTSRINMLYGC; this is translated from the exons ATGAGTCCTTCTGTCAGtctgctcctgctgctcctgctcgGCCTCTCTCAGGCTCAACCTTTCCAGGAGGATGAAG AAACGGAAGTGGACATGACCACCCAGATTCTGACCACCAATAACGCCCAAAATTTTCTGCTGGAAGGAGACCTGGTGGCTCCCGTCACCAGGAACGCCATGAAGTGCTGGTACAACAGCTGTCTGTGGAAAAAAGCCTCCAATGGCAAAGTGGAGATCGCCTACACCATCAGTTCTCAGTTCTCCGGGTATGAGAGGCAGACGATCGAGGGCGCCATGAGGGCCTTCAGCCGCACCTGCATCCGCTTCACCCCTCGCAGGAACCAGAACGACTACATCAGCATTGTGAACAAAGGCGGATGCTACTCCGTCCTGGGCAGACAGGGAGGCCGGCAGGAGCTCTCTCTCAACAGGGCCGGCTGCATCTACAGTGGCATCATCCAGCATGAGCTCAACCACGCTCTGGGCTTCCAGCACGAGCAGACCAGGAGCGACCGCGACAGCTACGTCAGGATCAACTGGCAGAACATCATCCAGCAGAACGCCTACAACTTCCACAAGCATGACACGAACAACCTGAACACGACCTATGATTACTCCTCCATCATGCACTATGGAAGGTTCGCCTTCTCCGTGGGCCGGGGGAGGGAGACCATCACCCCCATTGGAAACCCCAACGCCCGGATCGGCCAGAGGAACGGTCTGTCCCGCTGGGACACCAGCAGGATCAACATGCTCTACGGCTGTTAG